taacagcccagtcagcagtgctgactggagccaccagggtcccttttcaactgggcattctggtcgaaaatgagacacctggcaaccctaggcctTGCAGAGCAGCAGGAGACAGATAGCAACGGGTACTTGTAGCTAATAGTACTGTAGAATTCTGCAACTATAGTCTGCAAATCTCTTGTGATTTCAGATGAGATTGAAAGAGAGAGATGCAGAGACATCTTCCATGTTACAGACCCAAGGTTCAAGAGTCTACCTTATTAATTGCAAAATCAATGTGGTGTTTACCTTTCCACTTTCATGAAAGACAAAGAGGTTCCTTGTCTGACCTTCTTTGCTGTATGTGATCTGCAGCCCATGAGGGTTTCTGATTTTCTCCGTCTGGAACATTGCGTTCAGATCCTTTACGCTGATCACAGCTTTTGGACCTTTAGACTGTGGAATGGAAAATGTCACCGGGTCAGCAGTGACTTTATGGAGGCTAATCAAGAACTATGGAGACAAATGACCAATAGGCCCCTAGGGAGCTGCAGACCAGCTTCCTGCAATGTCTGAAGCTGGCAAGGGCACTGAACTGACCACCCTGCACTAACTGAAGAAGCCTGATGCCTTGATTACCTGCGTCACGTATAAACCACATTTTGCTCTAGAGAATGACTTTTTTCTTGAGAAATGATGCTGTGCAACTCCAGTCTCTCCAGTCTGATTGTCTGGAGAACCATAAATTAGAGGTTGCCATAGATGGTAGACACGTGTGATGTGGGAGGAATGAGGTGGAGTGCAGGGTCCTATGCATGTGCATCGAGAGAACTCTGCTGGTAAAACCAGAGGTGCCTCCTGACAGCAGAacccttcttcctcttcctgctcAACTGCCCAAGTCCCTTTTCCATGGTTCACCAAAGAGACGGGGATGAGGCTGCCGGGGGGCCagaggaggtggggagaaggacCAGGTGCTCCCAGGTAGGACGGGAGCTGAATCAGACATCACAGATGTTACTTGGCACAggatccccacccccctccaaatgCAGGGTTGGGCCTGGCAGCAAAGTCTAGGAAGCAGCAAAACGTCCAGCGGTTGTGCCTACGGGGACAGTGATGGTGCACTGGTCGGACTGGGCACTCACCTCTTTGGTGTAGTACTTCAGCACACCTTCTGTTGCCGACAAGAGGAACCGCCTCTTCAGGAACTGCCTGCTGTCCCGCCCCCGCTTCCACAGAAATCCTTCACGGCTGCCTGCAGATGCTAACAAGAGCAAGGGCGCCTCAGTGCTAGAGCCAAGGCAGCACTCGAGCCGGGCAGTTTGTCTAAGTGGATTTCTAGGTGCTCATTTCGCCTTGGAACTATGGAGCAGTGGAGGGCAACCATCTTCCATTCAGCCTGACACCTGGGACCCAATCCTGAGAGGCACTGGATggctcctgggagggggtgaaccTCCTGGAGGTCGGTGAGAATTCCTGAGCCTAGCACCTTTTGGGCACTCCTGCCATCTAACTAACACGGATGACCTGCTTCCATCACTTGAACGTTCTCTCTTCACTGCCTCCCCTTGGCCTTCCCCAGACTGAAAGGCCCCTTTCTATACGAGGAATACTAGACACTGGAATggagtggttagagcaaggaCTTGGAAGTCCGGACTCCTAGATCTTACTCCTGTTACTTCTTTTGCAGGATCTAAGTCAGTTCATGTACTCACGCTATGCCTGCTGTACAATGGGAAATCTGGATGCCACACAGAGCAATAGGGAGAATGACTGACTGTTTGGAAAGCCTTTGGGAGCCTCACGGGGAAGCACAGGCTGTGGCTCTCCTACTGTTCTCTGTTACAATTCACAATCTCCCGGGTAGAGCAAAGATCGGGACTGGAGTTTCTCCAAACGACAGAAAGTGGGGAGTGTGCTTCCTTCTAACCCTCGTGGTGCTGCTCTGTATTCCTGCTGAGAGGGTAACTAAGATCAGGCCCGAAGGGAATGTCTagactgcagttaaacacccacggctggcctctGTCAAatgactcaggctgtggggctgtaaaattgagGTATAGACACTGGGGCTCATGCTGGAGCCTGTGCTCTGGGCCCCTTCTCCCAGAGCTCGGGTTCCAGCCCGactgtctacattgcagttttacagacctgcagcccaagccccacaagcccaagtcagctgagacaggccagccatgggtgtttcactgaagtgtagacataccctgcaatgacttgaccaaggtcacagagtcagctggagagctgggaatagaacccaggtctcccaacccCACCACTCCAACAACCGCCCCTGCTGCTTCCCTAAACCAGGTATCTGGGTGCTCACGTTGGACTTGAAGTGAGAAAATGCCCGTTTTACTTGCCTAAAGGCCAATCTGAGTGTCCCCATGTGGGATTTCTTATTCTGATGCCCACCCTCAGAAACTGGGCCTCTCAGGTGAGAGGCTTTTGGCTGGCCACTCAGACAGATCAAACAGGACGAGGGTTTCGCAGCTGACTGAAAACAAAGTCACTCCAGCTCTCCCTCGGCATCAGGCTGACACACACAGGATTGCAGTTCTTGGGACTTTGGCCTCACCAGACTAAAAACCCTCCACAGACAATCACCTGAGGAACCTGTTTCATGGCAGACACTGGTGGCAACAAACTCTTCCCGCTCGTATTTAGCTCTGATCCattgttcttttaaaactctgaaGAGAGGAAATACGGATTAGTTAGATCTGCCTCTGTTCCCTTTCACTGACATTCCACAGCTCTTTCCAGCGATGTACAGAATGAGGCCAACCAATGCTACCTGAGGCATAGAAATAGACAGCTTCTGAGTGGTGCAAATTCACTCTAATTCCCCTGACTCCAAGGAGAGCAATTAGGGCCAAAGAGAAAATATAACTGGGAAACATTTAGTAACTGTTTGCTTAGGTAACATAGGCTGGTAGGAATGGCTATTTGCTGGCAGCAGAACTAAAATCACGCTCATGTTATTTCTCTGGCTGCAGTTTCCATGCAAGCTGCAAGAAGAATCTTGTTCCCTAAAGGGCAGAGTAATTAACGTGTGTTTTTGTAGGGAGGAGGAAATGTACGGCAAACAGGAGGAAATGAAAACCACCCGAAGAACTAGCCCAGCTTCCCTAGCTCTTGGATACACTAGAGAGATgctgcaaaatggagtttggggaGTCAGAAACCACTGTTCCTGGTAGGGTTCAACGCAGAGAAATTTGCAGATTCCCTGCCTGCACCGTGCAACCTAAAGCTGGATGACTTGTTCCCATCTTGGATGCTGGGGCTCACTTGGTTGTAAGCAATGCATTGTGCTACGAATCTTCGGGCTTGACTTGAaggtggtgtaaattgacatCGCTCTGCTGATTCGCGGCAGAAGAGGCTCTGATCCTTAGattacaagctctttggggcaaggactatcCTGTTACATGTATGTATAGtacttagcacagtggggccttgaCCTCTAGGTACTACTGcgacacaaataataataacaacaataagtCACTGTGAATTGTTGAAAACATCTGGGCCTTAGAGCTGGAAAATGCTCCAGGACACGCTGGAGCCAAATCACAGGCAGCCAAGCCTAGAAAATGAAATTAAGGTAGAGTGTGGAATTTTCTCTGATCGACCCTATCACTGGGAAAACCAGCTCCCCAGTTTCTGTTCTCACAACCGTGGGCTCTCCTCTATGGTTTGGGACCAATCCTTAAACTGGGGGAATTCATGGAACAAGGCAAGCTTGAAATAGGAAGTGGAGCAGAGCGAGGGGGTAGAGGAAAGAATCATAAAATCGTAGGACTTGGAAGGGACCctaaggtcatctagtccagtcccctgcattcatggcaggactaagtattatctaggggAACTCCTGTTATGCGGGAACACAGGGCTGGGATTAGGAGTGAAGCCCCAGAGGGAGATCGGGGAAAGCAGGGGAACTCCTATAATTCTACAGCACAGACAGGCCTGAGAATGAGGGGGAGACTATAGAGCAGATTCCAACAAACCTCTCATTTAACCCTCTCTTTCCTACTTTAATTCCTTTAACCTTCTATTTCAGCCGTTGAATCTTCTTAAACCTCAGGTGACATCTTAGTGCTGACCTCCTGCTCATTCAGAACATGGCCTGAGAACCAGGTCAAGTCCCTAATTGCCTAGCCAAGATTAATATCAGAGCCagtgacagaacccaggagttccgACTCTGCTAATCAACGACCTGCTCctgctacactgaagtcaatgccaaaactctcagacccagatccccaaaggtatttaggcacctaactcccattgatttcaatggacattaggcatttaaaaatctttgaggatctgagccccaGTGATTCTACTGGAGCAGAATTGGGTCCCAAGCCAATGGCGTGCACAAGCAAACTTAGTCATGCTTTTACAAAGTTGATGAGTTAATCAATAATATTTAGAACAGGCCTAATCCTAAAGATGGGATCCAACCTTCCAACCTTCCTGAGCTTTAGCACCAGGTCTAGAATTCACAGCCCAGGCCTCTCTCTATTATGAGAGCCCAACTGGTATCCCCGAAACCTATAACCTTTGTTTTAACATCCAAACTCCAGGACTGCTTCCCATCTCTATTAAATCTCCTCCATATAAACGCATGGAACGACTGTACCAGTTTAACAACCTTCAAGGTACAAATTGACACTAATGGGGATTGAACCTGTGGTTCTTAGGCTCCTAGACACCAGAAATCCCAATGTTTAAGCCATTAAACCACCTCTCAGAGAAAAAAAGTTTACAACTACAGTCCTCAAACTGAATTCACAGCTCATATGCTATAGGAAAGAAGAAGATAAAAACATAAGTCACTTAACAACGTACAAGGTATGGGCAAGATACATGGTCCTTTCCACTGCAGCCCTGATGGTCAAGATACATGGTCCTTTCCCTGCATGACCTGACATGCATTCAGATTACCCAACATGCTACTGGGAATTGTTAGTGAAGACACATTTATGGGGGGAAGCAGCAGTTACTGACTTGTAAAGGTTTGCAGCACTGAATAAGATAGCAGCTTACAGACAGTCCTTGGAATGGGGGATGTAATAGAAAGGAGGGACTTTTGCCTCATATTTAGCCTTGGCACAGAGATTCCCATGCGTCTTCATAAACTGCAAAACAAAAGACGTTTCAGTTAGCTGACTGGCAACCAGAAAAATCTATACTGTGACGTGAACATGGAATGAAACTAGGATCAAATGTAGCATTGTGCTCTGCTCAGATTGTGCATTTTGCCAGCCTCCCCACACCAGTATGTGTTTGTCTCTAGCCATTTGTACTCTCCTCCCTGGGGATAATAATACATACACCTCTCCACAGGGAGTTGGGAGGCTGAATTAATGTTTGAAAAGGGCATTGGGATGCTCAggtagaagacattatatacgtGAAAACCACCGTGTGCTTATAAAACACAATGTGCACTTATGGGGCTGTATAAATAATACATCATAATACTTTAGAGGCACAACACCTATTAGTGTGCTTTGATTTGACTTGTGGGCCAGAGGCACCCCAGAGTTACcagcagggattaatttggctcCCTGTGGTTTTTGTTAATCTGAGCAGGCTATTTTGGAACACGGGACAGAAAAGGATGTGCTGAAATACAGCAGAGTGGACATGAATTCTTGCTTTCTCCATCTGTACCTCTACTAGATCATTCTCCCAGAAGTCAAGGTGGATGGATTTGACCCTGGTGATTTCAGGAAGGTTGCGATGAATCCCAGAGCAATTCAAACAAATGAATATTCCAAGCTTGTAAGAGGCCCACTCAGGATCTAAACACAAATTGAAAGAAGGCAATAGTGCAATATACAATACAGCATGTAGCAAAACACTGAGAAGAGGACAACCGTATGCGGGGTACATCTTCTAATCAAAACCACATCAGAATCTGCACCAAATCCAACCCTGGAGTGTGTGGAGCtcactccactgcagtcaatgaaaTGGCACCTGCTTACACTAGCAGGGAAAATGGCCCGTTATTCTGCAGCTTTGCAATCAAacatctgttttaaaaataaatgtggatGATAAGCTAGAGAGGAAACCTGTACATATGGGCAGGGCAATGGCAGAGTAGAACCTGGGCTCATTATTGGTTCAGCACCTGAGACTCCTGTTTGACCACTGGTGTCAATGTAATGCCAATTGCACAAggttgtgggtgctctgcaccactGGAAATTAAGCCTTTGGGGTACAATTGTCAaaagctcctaagtgacttaggagcctaagtccaatTTCCAGAattgatttaggcacttagggctAGAAACACAATAGGAATTAGGTGTCTAACTGCCACTTTAAGcatctaaatcccagaatcaggccccactgggttTCACACAGTGCTGCTAAACTCTGTAGGTACCTATACTCACTCGGGACCTACATTTTGCAGTAAAATTCGCTAGCGCCTACGTTTCTGCCTCTGCACACATGCCCTGCAGCCGCACATGAGGCAGCCAGACACTTAAGCCTCAGAGCAATTCATGAACCAGGGATGATAGGTGTTGATTTGCTTAGCTCACCTGTGGAGCCCAAGGTGGTAAACAGGCTCAGAGCTTGCCTAGTGGATCGGTGAGCTTACACAATATGACAGAGGAGGCAGAACTTCCTCATAatgtttagcccagtggttaggccaCTCACCCGGATATGGGAGagccctggttcaagtcccccttGACCTGAGGGAGAAAGCatttgaacagggatctactACCTCTTAGGGCAGGGCCCTTGTCACcagactatgggatattctgatgtgaggcTCCCTCAATGTGTACTGATGAAGCTGTTCTGCTGTGGATAATTTTAAAGAGTCATCAGAGCCGGGGGACTGGACCGGACCCTGAGTCTCCCTGGTGAGTGTTCCAACCACCAAGGGTACAGAGTCAGCCTCGCACatatttgctttctctctctctttgtctggcCCCATGATCCTTTcactatttatccacagtggagcagcttcaacaggacCAACTGAGGGAGCCTCACATCCGAATATCCCTAGCCCAATGGttaggcactcacctgagaggtatcaaatcccttctcctctcaGGCTGAGGAGGGTTTGAGCTGGGGGCTCTCCCACATCCAAGGTGAGTACCCCAGCCTTGGGGCTAAAAGTACTGAGGGACCTTCTGGCCCCCTCCAAAAGCAGCATAGGTGCCTAACCCCAAGAGAGGATTTGCAGCTGAGACTCTCATGCAGAGGAAGGTGCCTCCCTCCAGTCCAGACTTACATCAAGCTCCCTGAGAGGAGTGAGGATTAGGACATATGCCTCATCTTGgcctctcccattggctagtttaggcagggagccaccttgAGTCCTGGCTTTTGTAAAtcccatcaccagagtagcaataaaaTGGACATgtgaaggcaagtgaaaatgaggctgcccgaaaacaacatggcgaagagctgtggaagccgagctgaaaaacctggggcatagctggggaaccactgaaagacttggcagaaacagacaggagtggaggagcttcgtcactgccctaaagGCCAGAGGCGTAATGGGAACATCATGATGATGATTCTAATGGACTTATCTCTCCCCTTTCATTGTCTAGGGAGCCTAGTCGgtgaactcaggctttgtggatcacaagTGATTCTCTAGGCACCTCAAAGTTAGGCGTGGCGATGCTCAGTGTTGCCACGCCTAtgtttctttgtgaatctggcccatatcGGAGCTTTAGTGGGGGCCCCCAAAACTGAAACACTGAATAGTGACCAGTTAGACAAATGTTGGATTCAGCTTCTGTCcaccagttttcccatctgtaaaataggggttaTGATGCTTACTGATCTTTAGAAAAGACTTTgaggtctatggatgaaaagcataaatacaaagtattattattgttattactactattattattCAACACCAGTGTGAGGACTGAAACCAAAGCTGTAAAGGGACACCgtcaacttaaaaatcacccTCTCTCTGATTAGTTTTCACTGACCTTTGCTCCAAGTCACACCAATGGTTACTATCATTGAAAGAGACTGGGGAGAAAAAGTGTGTTCCCTTTGTGTTTTGACAGCATTTAGCATATCATCAGTTTCATTGGTCCCTCTCTATACTCAGTCCACCGCCCCTGTTGTCTGTGTGGTTCTTTCACACAGCACTAGCGgacagaaaacatttaaaacaattagaaaatgtgattgtaaaatcaCAGAAGGGGGAAAAGGACTAAGGGACAGATGTACAAccacataaatatttttttttttattgactaGATAGGTAAATgaacactgtccctttaaatgtcaTCTGTTGAAGTGTGCTTTGCTCATTTTCACATTCTTTCAGTAAAAGAAGTGAAAAGCCGTGGCAGTTCCCTGCTATTCTCAGCATGGGTTTCAGGAACTTTGTGAagtaagatttcagagtaacagccgtgttagtctgtattcgcaaaaagaaaaggaggacttgtggcaccttagagactaaccaatttatttaagcataagctcaAAGTACAAGTTAGCCATGTCCAGGACATAGCTAACTAGCACTGATGGCTACAATTCTGATATTAAGTGGCAGCAGGATCCTGATCACGGGAAACACAAGGATGGCTTGGATTGGCAGGACGGATCAGACCCTAGGTGGGCTGGGAGCTCCGGGGGTGTGGGTGGATCTCTATAATGTTGTCACACAAAGAGGCAGACTGGAGCTCAGTGCGCTGCACAAGTCacacagcgggggtgggggggaagcacatctacactacagttgCTCCAGCTGTACCACGGTAGCTGGTTCTTACATCAAGGGAAGGGGTATTTCTTCTGCTGTAGTAAATTCACCTCTCTGCATGTAGCGATTCTTCGCTTTGCCTAGCCACCTCTACACTGGGGGTTCGGGCGACCTCACTGCAGCGCTAAGGGCAGGACATTTTTCCCAGCCCAGAGCAAGGCAGCCAGGTGGGTCTAATTTTTAATTGTAGCCCAGGCCTCACTCTCCAGTCAAATCAAATGCAGGGCTTGGCTGCTGCTTGGGAGAGCAagagggagagtggggtggggggtgcacaCTACTTCCGGGGGTGTCCCAATGGGGAAGTGGGGAGTAGAGAGTTGAAGGAGGGACAGGGAGGTCCTGAGTGATGAGAAGTGACTAAGGGCAGAAGCAGTCCTG
This genomic interval from Caretta caretta isolate rCarCar2 chromosome 14, rCarCar1.hap1, whole genome shotgun sequence contains the following:
- the ADAP2 gene encoding arf-GAP with dual PH domain-containing protein 2 isoform X3, which gives rise to MVDPDFTKTLLLEVLRAAGTGNAQCADCGTADPEWASYKLGIFICLNCSGIHRNLPEITRVKSIHLDFWENDLVEFMKTHGNLCAKAKYEAKVPPFYYIPHSKDCLVLKEQWIRAKYEREEFVATSVCHETGSSASAGSREGFLWKRGRDSRQFLKRRFLLSATEGVLKYYTKESKGPKAVISVKDLNAMFQTEKIRNPHGLQITYSKEGQTRNLFVFHESGKLIPKITRNYFKEGYMEKTGPQHKEAFKKRWFSLDSQERNLFYFKDPLDAFELGRVFIGSKEQGYEVQADLPRGVTGKRWKAGLTIVTPHRKFVFVCENDREQKEWTAALNEVISQPLTA
- the ADAP2 gene encoding arf-GAP with dual PH domain-containing protein 2 isoform X1, with product MVDPDFTKTLLLEVLRAAGTGNAQCADCGTADPEWASYKLGIFICLNCSGIHRNLPEITRVKSIHLDFWENDLVEFMKTHGNLCAKAKYEAKVPPFYYIPHSKDCLVLKEQWIRAKYEREEFVATSVCHETGSSASAGSREGFLWKRGRDSRQFLKRRFLLSATEGVLKYYTKESKGPKAVISVKDLNAMFQTEKIRNPHGLQITYSKEGQTRNLFVFHESGKEIVDWFNAIRAARFHYLRTTFPTAPEAELIPKITRNYFKEGYMEKTGPQHKEAFKKRWFSLDSQERNLFYFKDPLDAFELGRVFIGSKEQGYEVQADLPRGVTGKRWKAGLTIVTPHRKFVFVCENDREQKEWTAALNEVISQPLTA
- the ADAP2 gene encoding arf-GAP with dual PH domain-containing protein 2 isoform X4 — protein: MVDPDFTKTLLLEVLRAAGTGNAQCADCGTADPEWASYKLGIFICLNCSGIHRNLPEITRVKSIHLDFWENDLVEFMKTHGNLCAKAKYEAKVPPFYYIPHSKDCLVLKEQWIRAKYEREEFVATSVCHETGSSASAGSREGFLWKRGRDSRQFLKRRFLLSATEGVLKYYTKESKGPKAVISVKDLNAMFQTEKIRNPHGLQITYSKEGQTRNLFVFHESGKHKEAFKKRWFSLDSQERNLFYFKDPLDAFELGRVFIGSKEQGYEVQADLPRGVTGKRWKAGLTIVTPHRKFVFVCENDREQKEWTAALNEVISQPLTA
- the ADAP2 gene encoding arf-GAP with dual PH domain-containing protein 2 isoform X2; protein product: MVDPDFTKTLLLEVLRAAGTGNAQCADCGTADPEWASYKLGIFICLNCSGIHRNLPEITRVKSIHLDFWENDLVEFMKTHGNLCAKAKYEAKVPPFYYIPHSKDCLVLKEQWIRAKYEREEFVATSVCHETGSSASAGSREGFLWKRGRDSRQFLKRRFLLSATEGVLKYYTKESKGPKAVISVKDLNAMFQTEKIRNPHGLQITYSKEGQTRNLFVFHESGKEIVDWFNAIRAARFHYLRTTFPTAPEAEHKEAFKKRWFSLDSQERNLFYFKDPLDAFELGRVFIGSKEQGYEVQADLPRGVTGKRWKAGLTIVTPHRKFVFVCENDREQKEWTAALNEVISQPLTA